Proteins encoded together in one Camelina sativa cultivar DH55 chromosome 9, Cs, whole genome shotgun sequence window:
- the LOC104715986 gene encoding putative F-box protein At2g11200, giving the protein MKDSITALSDLPLDMVEEVISKVPLTSLRAVRTTCKNWNGLFKHRRSFTKKHIRKSRAATKKREFMAIMRSNASVDLMSFNFRGLDNDDDVETFINRKAKFVSLNDGDGVDDIYSVSHCRGLLLCSCSTTGKKNSRLMVLNPYRGQTRWIEPIDHECYMDSYALGYEKKKTNSRRCHKILRSM; this is encoded by the coding sequence ATGAAGGATTCAATAACGGCGCTGTCCGATCTTCCACTAGATATGGTAGAGGAAGTGATCTCTAAGGTTCCGTTAACATCTCTTAGAGCAGTGCGAACTACTTGCAAAAACTGGAATGGTTTGTTCAAACATCGTCGGAGCTTTACAAAGAAGCACATCCGTAAATCAAGAGCAGcaacgaagaagagagagtttatGGCAATCATGAGGAGCAATGCTAGTGTTGATCTAATGAGTTTCAATTTCCGTGGACTTGACAATGATGACGACGTTGAAACATTTATAAATCGAAAAGCTAAATTCGTTAGCCTAAACGATGGAGACGgagttgatgatatatatagcGTCTCCCACTGCCGTGGCTTGTTGTTATGCAGCTGCAGCACcaccggaaaaaaaaattcgaggCTTATGGTTTTGAACCCTTATCGTGGGCAAACAAGGTGGATCGAACCCATTGACCACGAATGCTACATGGACTCGTACGCTCTGGGatacgagaagaagaagacgaactcGCGTCGTTGCCACAAAATCTTGAGATCCATGTAG